Proteins found in one Acidobacteriota bacterium genomic segment:
- the acpS gene encoding holo-ACP synthase: MILGTGIDIVQVARIEEAIRNQGESFLKRVFTEEEMRYCNSLCDHLPSIAARFAAKEAAMKALATGWSGGVSWKDIGVVSVPPAAPYIVLTGEAEKIFQKLGGRKVHCSLSHHKDYAAAIVIIEG, from the coding sequence ATGATACTGGGAACAGGAATAGACATCGTTCAGGTCGCAAGGATCGAGGAGGCGATCAGAAACCAGGGAGAGAGCTTCTTGAAGCGAGTCTTTACCGAGGAAGAGATGAGATACTGTAATTCTCTGTGCGACCATCTCCCATCCATTGCGGCAAGATTTGCGGCGAAGGAGGCTGCCATGAAGGCGCTTGCTACAGGCTGGAGTGGGGGAGTAAGCTGGAAGGATATCGGGGTCGTATCAGTGCCACCGGCAGCGCCGTATATCGTCCTCACTGGCGAAGCCGAGAAGATATTTCAGAAGTTGGGGGGAAGGAAGGTTCACTGTTCCCTTTCCCACCATAAAGATTATGCCGCGGCTATCGTCATCATCGAAGGATAG
- a CDS encoding cation diffusion facilitator family transporter, producing MNRKTENHHEIGLSRGAERTSLLTALIMTTVIMVLEFVGGWLSNSIALMSDAGHMLTDALALALSFFAILFASRPATARKTYGYYRLEILAALLNGVLLTIIAMGIFYESYERMVSPRLINVPLLVAIASIGFVANAIALAILSKRRENLNIRGAFFHVLGDTLSSIGVIIGGGIIALTGWQKIDPIIGMIIGTVIVYGSIRLIKESVDILLEAIPSGIELMDVSDAIESIEGIKEVHDLHVWCITTGMVALSGHIVVRKESFNRCDQILNTARRTLRDKFQIEHVTIQIESEDYGRCEGIC from the coding sequence GTGAACAGAAAAACGGAAAATCATCATGAAATAGGCCTTTCTAGAGGTGCCGAGAGGACGTCGCTTCTAACTGCTCTGATAATGACAACAGTCATCATGGTTCTGGAGTTCGTCGGCGGCTGGCTGTCCAACAGCATCGCCCTGATGTCCGATGCGGGACACATGCTGACAGATGCTCTGGCTCTTGCCCTGAGCTTCTTTGCCATCCTCTTTGCATCAAGGCCGGCGACGGCAAGGAAGACTTATGGCTACTACCGGCTTGAGATCCTCGCGGCACTTCTGAACGGAGTCCTGCTGACCATCATTGCCATGGGGATATTCTATGAATCATACGAACGCATGGTCTCTCCCAGATTGATAAATGTTCCGCTCCTGGTCGCAATAGCATCGATCGGGTTCGTTGCAAACGCCATAGCCCTGGCAATCCTCTCGAAAAGGAGAGAAAATCTGAACATTAGAGGAGCCTTTTTCCACGTCCTCGGAGACACTCTATCTTCCATCGGGGTCATAATCGGAGGAGGCATCATCGCTCTAACAGGGTGGCAGAAGATTGATCCGATCATCGGGATGATAATAGGGACGGTCATCGTATACGGTTCAATCAGGCTCATCAAGGAATCCGTGGACATCCTTCTGGAGGCGATTCCATCAGGGATCGAGCTCATGGATGTCAGCGACGCAATCGAGTCGATCGAAGGGATCAAAGAGGTACATGACCTTCATGTATGGTGCATCACGACCGGGATGGTTGCGCTGAGCGGGCACATCGTCGTCAGGAAAGAATCCTTCAACCGATGCGATCAGATCCTGAACACAGCCAGGAGAACCCTCAGGGATAAGTTCCAGATCGAGCATGTCACCATACAGATAGAATCGGAAGACTACGGACGATGCGAGGGAATCTGTTGA
- a CDS encoding acetyl-CoA C-acetyltransferase, giving the protein MKSVFLAGAVRTPIGKFGGAFDKVTAVELGTIAAKEAMICAGIKADVVDELIFGNARQAGSGPNPARQIAHKAGIPFTAPAFTVNKACGSALKSIIHAYQAIVFGDDDVVLAGGTENMSRVPFMIEDMRWGFRMGHQTLLDGMYRDGFLCPLSNMVMGETAEKLAEIYGISREEQDRYATQSQNRCEAAKKKGLWKEEIVPVPIAGKKGETTFVENDEHPRDGVTVESMAKLPPVFKKGGTIHAGNSSGITDGAAAIVVVSEEKAKKLGVNPMARIVAYTTAGVDPTIMGIGPVPVVKKLLANTKLTLKDIDLIEVNEAFAAQVLACDRELHFDMEKTNVNGGAIALGHPIGCTGARIVVTLLHEMKRRKSRYGLATLCISGGMGMAMLLESV; this is encoded by the coding sequence ATGAAAAGTGTTTTTCTGGCAGGAGCGGTAAGGACGCCAATCGGGAAGTTTGGCGGAGCTTTTGATAAAGTAACTGCCGTCGAGCTGGGAACGATTGCAGCTAAAGAGGCGATGATCTGCGCCGGGATAAAAGCCGACGTCGTGGATGAGCTTATCTTCGGAAATGCGAGGCAGGCAGGCAGCGGGCCGAACCCGGCAAGACAGATTGCTCACAAAGCCGGGATTCCCTTCACCGCGCCTGCTTTCACGGTCAACAAGGCCTGTGGATCGGCGCTCAAATCTATAATCCATGCCTATCAGGCCATCGTCTTCGGCGATGACGATGTTGTCCTGGCTGGCGGTACAGAGAACATGAGCAGGGTCCCTTTCATGATCGAAGACATGAGATGGGGATTTCGCATGGGGCACCAGACGCTCCTCGACGGGATGTATCGCGATGGTTTTTTATGTCCACTGAGTAACATGGTTATGGGTGAGACGGCAGAGAAGCTCGCAGAGATCTACGGCATCTCTAGAGAAGAACAGGACCGATACGCCACACAGTCCCAGAACAGATGCGAGGCCGCCAAAAAGAAGGGGCTCTGGAAGGAGGAGATCGTCCCGGTTCCCATAGCCGGCAAGAAAGGAGAGACGACGTTCGTCGAAAACGACGAGCATCCAAGAGATGGGGTTACGGTGGAATCAATGGCAAAGCTTCCTCCTGTCTTCAAGAAGGGAGGGACCATCCATGCCGGCAACTCTTCAGGGATCACTGATGGTGCCGCCGCCATCGTCGTCGTCTCTGAAGAGAAAGCAAAGAAACTAGGCGTCAACCCCATGGCCAGGATCGTCGCCTATACAACCGCCGGCGTCGATCCGACCATCATGGGGATCGGCCCGGTTCCCGTGGTAAAGAAACTCCTCGCAAACACAAAGCTCACGCTCAAGGATATCGATCTCATCGAGGTAAACGAAGCCTTTGCCGCTCAGGTCCTTGCCTGTGACCGGGAGCTGCACTTCGACATGGAAAAAACTAACGTAAACGGAGGAGCCATTGCCCTCGGGCATCCTATTGGCTGCACTGGAGCCAGGATCGTCGTCACCCTTCTCCACGAGATGAAGAGAAGGAAATCCAGATACGGGCTTGCGACGCTCTGCATCAGCGGTGGAATGGGAATGGCCATGCTCCTCGAATCTGTATGA
- a CDS encoding metallophosphoesterase — MKNLVFVADAHINENPKEVSIFRNFLQKTYPTTGTLCILGDLFDLWVAKKRLEQDYHSNIIDQLRALKMAGVRLLYIEGNRDFHIRHCYLGDPFDAVSNGELAEEFDGRRFYLSHGDMVNTDDKAYLFWRRISKSRFVWRSFNVLPLSAEAVMAKKIKRMLKETNIKYRSYFPYDKCRAFGERMLNKSFDIVVIGHLHKQEIFEFNINGSRRLLYSMPAWKDEKRYLLFEPGKEGRFVDFQNDTGSLFQ, encoded by the coding sequence ATGAAAAATCTCGTTTTCGTTGCTGATGCCCACATCAATGAGAATCCCAAAGAGGTTTCCATTTTCCGGAATTTCCTCCAGAAGACCTATCCTACCACCGGGACGCTCTGCATCCTTGGCGACCTGTTTGACCTATGGGTCGCCAAGAAGAGGCTGGAACAGGATTATCACAGCAATATCATCGATCAATTGCGGGCGCTGAAGATGGCAGGCGTCCGGCTGCTATATATTGAAGGTAACAGGGATTTCCACATCAGGCACTGCTATCTCGGCGACCCGTTCGATGCGGTTTCGAATGGCGAACTTGCGGAAGAATTCGATGGAAGAAGATTCTACCTTTCACATGGCGACATGGTCAATACGGACGATAAGGCTTATCTCTTCTGGAGAAGAATCTCCAAAAGCCGTTTTGTCTGGAGGAGCTTTAATGTACTCCCTCTGAGTGCCGAAGCCGTAATGGCGAAAAAAATAAAGAGGATGCTCAAGGAAACGAATATTAAATACAGATCGTATTTCCCCTATGATAAATGCCGCGCTTTTGGAGAACGCATGCTGAACAAAAGCTTTGACATCGTCGTCATAGGTCATCTCCATAAGCAGGAGATCTTCGAATTCAACATCAACGGCAGCAGGAGACTCCTCTATTCGATGCCCGCCTGGAAAGACGAGAAGAGATACCTCCTCTTTGAGCCCGGAAAAGAGGGGCGCTTCGTCGACTTTCAAAATGATACCGGCTCATTATTCCAATAA
- a CDS encoding SDR family NAD(P)-dependent oxidoreductase — MQLEGKKAIVTGGSLGIGASIALELAREGCDVAINYRKHDEEARKIVAEIEKLGRKGLPIKADVAYFKDAVNMVEEVIKSFGGLHILINNAGINRDAVIWKMTEEQWDEVINIDLKGYFNYARAVAPIFKEHNFGKIVNVTSINGLRGKFGQTNYSAAKAGIIGFTKALAKELGKFNVNVNAVAPGLIETDMIKNAPQSVRDAALSEIVLGRIGKPEEVASVIVFLCSERARHITGEVIKVDGGQYI; from the coding sequence ATGCAACTCGAAGGAAAAAAAGCAATCGTCACAGGAGGCAGCCTTGGTATAGGGGCATCCATCGCCCTGGAGCTGGCTAGAGAGGGCTGCGACGTTGCCATCAATTACAGGAAGCATGATGAGGAAGCCAGAAAGATCGTCGCAGAGATTGAAAAGCTCGGACGAAAGGGGCTCCCCATCAAGGCTGATGTAGCTTACTTCAAGGATGCCGTGAACATGGTGGAAGAAGTCATCAAGAGTTTCGGCGGCCTCCACATCCTGATCAACAACGCGGGAATAAACAGGGATGCAGTAATCTGGAAGATGACCGAAGAGCAGTGGGATGAAGTCATAAATATAGACCTCAAGGGGTACTTCAACTACGCGCGGGCCGTCGCCCCCATCTTCAAAGAGCACAATTTCGGCAAGATAGTGAACGTTACTTCCATCAATGGGTTGAGGGGAAAGTTCGGGCAGACGAATTACTCCGCAGCGAAAGCTGGGATAATCGGCTTCACGAAAGCTCTGGCCAAGGAACTCGGGAAATTTAACGTCAACGTCAATGCAGTCGCTCCCGGACTCATCGAAACTGACATGATCAAGAACGCACCGCAGAGCGTGCGTGATGCCGCTCTTTCCGAGATAGTCCTGGGAAGGATCGGTAAGCCAGAGGAGGTTGCTTCGGTCATCGTCTTCCTTTGCTCGGAGAGGGCACGCCACATCACCGGCGAAGTCATCAAAGTGGACGGAGGCCAATATATTTAG
- a CDS encoding enoyl-CoA hydratase-related protein — MGYFRSKPAEEFKFQDIIYEKKDWVAKVTINRPGFFNAYSTLALQEMIQAFTDASWDDSVAVVVLTGAGDRAFCTGGDVKEYAEEYTKKPRDYWKWMGVFNTVHDAFRNIGKPTIARINGMVVGGGNEFNMACDLAIAAEHAYIRQVGTSVGSVACGGATQWLPIMVGDRRAREILWLNEEIHSWKALDWGLVNQVVPSVKGPDDKWLSLKTFGEAKAALKNKENRIDLSALDEAVDTMCKKLVQKFPECQRYTKQQTNFWKDLSWHMTIGHARDWLSLHYTSWEPMEGMNAFVEKRPANYLRLRQLAADGKSSEFMWGPYTQRCKNCGAGGIPSEFKFCGNCGAKL, encoded by the coding sequence ATGGGATACTTCAGATCAAAACCTGCCGAAGAGTTCAAGTTCCAGGACATCATCTATGAGAAGAAAGACTGGGTGGCGAAGGTCACCATCAATCGACCGGGCTTTTTTAACGCTTACTCTACCCTTGCGCTCCAGGAGATGATTCAGGCCTTCACGGATGCCTCCTGGGACGATTCCGTTGCCGTCGTCGTTCTCACAGGAGCTGGAGACAGAGCATTCTGCACGGGTGGAGATGTCAAGGAGTATGCGGAAGAATACACGAAGAAGCCTCGAGACTACTGGAAGTGGATGGGCGTCTTCAACACGGTGCACGATGCTTTCCGCAACATCGGGAAGCCGACCATCGCCAGGATAAACGGGATGGTCGTTGGCGGGGGCAATGAGTTCAACATGGCCTGTGACCTTGCCATTGCCGCCGAGCATGCCTACATCCGGCAGGTCGGGACAAGCGTTGGAAGTGTAGCCTGCGGTGGTGCCACGCAGTGGCTACCCATCATGGTCGGAGACAGAAGGGCAAGAGAGATCCTGTGGCTCAACGAGGAGATACATTCCTGGAAGGCTTTAGATTGGGGACTCGTCAACCAGGTCGTACCTTCCGTGAAGGGTCCCGATGATAAATGGCTTTCCCTGAAGACTTTTGGGGAGGCCAAGGCGGCACTCAAGAACAAAGAAAACAGGATAGACCTTAGCGCACTTGACGAAGCCGTCGATACGATGTGTAAGAAACTCGTCCAGAAGTTCCCGGAATGCCAGAGATACACGAAGCAACAGACGAACTTCTGGAAGGACCTCTCCTGGCACATGACGATTGGCCATGCGAGGGACTGGCTTTCCCTTCATTACACTTCCTGGGAGCCGATGGAAGGAATGAACGCATTCGTGGAGAAACGTCCCGCTAATTATCTGAGATTGAGACAGCTTGCTGCCGATGGGAAATCGAGCGAGTTCATGTGGGGGCCCTACACGCAGAGATGCAAGAATTGTGGAGCCGGGGGAATCCCTTCCGAGTTCAAATTCTGCGGCAACTGTGGTGCTAAACTTTGA
- a CDS encoding enoyl-CoA hydratase-related protein codes for MGKHIETLFKDHVFTITLNRPPLNILNVEMMDELSGVLFQADSEETKLIVLTATGKAFCAGVDVSEHRGDLAKKMIASFHRIFRVMEEIRSPILAAVNGIALGGGCELAIACDMIVASERAKFGQPEIKVGVLPPIAAIMIHGIISLKRGYEFLLSGDPLSAEEAWHAGFINKVVKADLFEEELQNFVKRFSSLSLPVLRLTKKSIKASQRRSFSDALSEVEMIYLQELMKTEDAEEGLRAFLEKRDPRWKNR; via the coding sequence ATGGGAAAGCATATTGAAACGCTCTTTAAAGACCACGTCTTCACCATCACCCTCAACAGACCTCCTTTGAACATCCTCAACGTTGAGATGATGGATGAACTGAGCGGCGTTCTTTTTCAGGCGGATTCTGAGGAAACGAAACTCATCGTCCTGACAGCGACAGGTAAAGCTTTCTGCGCTGGTGTGGATGTCTCCGAGCATAGAGGAGACCTCGCCAAGAAGATGATCGCCTCCTTTCACAGGATCTTCCGCGTGATGGAAGAGATCCGATCACCCATCCTGGCTGCCGTCAACGGGATCGCCCTGGGAGGAGGCTGCGAGCTGGCCATCGCCTGCGATATGATAGTCGCCTCCGAGAGAGCGAAGTTCGGACAGCCGGAAATCAAGGTCGGCGTCTTACCGCCGATTGCCGCCATCATGATTCACGGGATCATTTCCCTGAAAAGAGGCTATGAGTTCCTCCTCTCCGGTGACCCGCTCAGTGCCGAGGAAGCATGGCATGCAGGATTCATCAATAAAGTTGTGAAAGCCGACCTTTTCGAGGAGGAGCTTCAGAATTTCGTCAAAAGATTCTCTTCTCTAAGCCTTCCCGTGCTGAGACTGACCAAGAAGAGCATCAAAGCCTCTCAGAGAAGATCATTCAGCGATGCTCTCTCCGAGGTGGAAATGATCTATCTTCAGGAGTTGATGAAAACAGAAGATGCCGAGGAGGGACTAAGGGCATTTCTCGAGAAACGCGACCCCCGATGGAAGAACAGATGA
- a CDS encoding TIGR01212 family radical SAM protein (This family includes YhcC from E. coli K-12, an uncharacterized radical SAM protein.) yields MQGRLYRSFGDDLKERFGCRVWKVTVAAGFTCPNRDGGRGRGGCIYCNNEGFNPNLRQRLESIHEQVEKGMDLLSKKKRASKFIIYFQPYTNTYASVEDLKNIYDSSLISDDIVGISIGTRPDCVPEEVLDLLESYTGKYMIWLEIGLQSMHDRTLNLINRGHDLATFIDAIIRAKRRRTILLATHIIHGLPGENHEEMMDTVRLVSALGFDGIKFHNLHVMRNTVLERMYREGKVSLLTMEEYVSLVADSLEILPPQTAILRLSGDAPDDILVAPSWCRRKLEIREMINAELKKRRTSQGARYDEKALSMFLEKAMGALRSRPRESRTCIAKAALPL; encoded by the coding sequence ATGCAAGGACGACTGTACAGAAGCTTTGGAGACGATCTTAAAGAGCGGTTTGGATGCCGCGTCTGGAAGGTCACCGTTGCCGCAGGCTTCACATGCCCGAACAGGGATGGAGGCAGGGGACGGGGGGGATGCATCTATTGCAACAATGAAGGATTCAATCCGAACCTTAGACAGCGCCTAGAAAGCATCCATGAACAGGTCGAAAAGGGGATGGATCTCCTCTCAAAAAAGAAAAGGGCCAGCAAGTTCATCATCTACTTCCAGCCTTACACGAATACATACGCCTCAGTCGAGGATCTGAAGAATATCTACGATAGCTCCCTGATATCCGATGATATCGTAGGCATCTCCATCGGAACGCGACCTGATTGCGTTCCGGAAGAGGTGCTCGATCTACTGGAAAGCTACACAGGGAAGTACATGATCTGGCTCGAGATCGGGCTTCAGTCCATGCATGATAGAACTCTCAATCTCATTAACAGGGGGCACGACCTCGCGACTTTTATCGATGCCATTATCAGGGCAAAAAGGAGGAGAACAATCCTGCTGGCAACGCACATCATCCATGGTCTTCCCGGGGAAAACCATGAAGAAATGATGGATACCGTCAGGCTGGTCTCCGCTCTCGGATTCGATGGCATCAAATTTCACAATCTCCACGTCATGAGGAATACCGTGCTGGAGAGGATGTATCGAGAAGGAAAGGTATCCCTGCTGACGATGGAGGAGTACGTTTCTCTTGTGGCAGATTCCCTGGAGATCCTTCCGCCCCAAACGGCCATCCTCAGACTTTCAGGAGATGCGCCTGACGACATTCTTGTTGCTCCATCCTGGTGCCGCAGGAAACTCGAGATTCGGGAAATGATAAATGCCGAATTGAAGAAAAGAAGAACATCCCAGGGAGCCAGATACGATGAAAAGGCTCTCTCCATGTTTCTCGAGAAAGCGATGGGTGCGCTCAGAAGCCGACCGCGGGAATCCCGAACCTGCATTGCAAAAGCGGCTCTTCCTTTATAA
- a CDS encoding MMPL family transporter — protein MNSHKRGVLQRLLVGIGRVSVKHPRTVLLAVILVTIVAGYFATRLQFQSRIEDFLPQDSPVVRAFQKAMDRYGTTDYLIIAIEGMGEEDADIRENLADAIYQKLQGEEEIKFIDYRIREELQDFIQKNFFKYALLYLDREGLERLKEKLSDEEIQRQVEENRRILLSPASIIVKEAINYDFLNLRSLYFGKIDLGRGKLKISFHDGYYFSSDMTMLLMLVKPVKPPQDIAFCRVIVNKVKKAISEAGIELKEEEEEDIPGISVGLTGGYLISLAYDGLLKKDMILTILTSFLGVMALFLFTFRRILSPIYAGIPLIVGLIWTMGFTYFTIGSINFFTGASAAVLMGLGIDFCIHLYNRYLEEMHLKRSLIPAFDNTMSETGVGIFSAMMTTAVAFYAALFSDFKGLFQLGLICGSGMIICFLATFLILPALISIGIRVKWVRDRRRGMTTFGLERISKRIIKHYRAIIIACIGITIICLVMMFKLRIEEDFMSLRPKGIAAIELQERIVEKIGSAMVSTMIVAESDSEEGILQLSARIASRLEKLVRNGEVISFRSISMILPPIDEQKRNISWLKEEKKKDPAAFDISRIRETLIDSMIKQGFRVDEGYGKIVDNIRSALNIDKPITLSELRDSSLRSIVEIFVSSNGSGYSQVTYVYPEMDHPGGDVLTSIMKEMKEIDDSVQVVGMKVLGMELRKLIRKSVFVSSIIAFLAIVLILFLHFKKPYYVLLSVTPLIAGVIWGIGGMALFGLEFNIISISIVPVILGIGIDNGIHIVNRFVLEKENLRHIFHHTGRALIMTSLTTIAGFGSLVFADYPGLVGLGIVAIFGIGATLLSAIIFLPALLTAFYHRENI, from the coding sequence ATGAACTCACATAAGAGGGGAGTACTCCAGAGACTCCTCGTTGGAATCGGAAGGGTCTCCGTAAAACATCCGCGGACAGTTCTTCTCGCCGTGATTCTCGTCACAATCGTCGCCGGCTATTTTGCCACGCGACTGCAGTTCCAGAGCCGAATCGAGGATTTCCTGCCACAGGATTCACCTGTCGTGAGAGCCTTCCAGAAGGCTATGGACAGGTATGGAACCACCGATTATCTCATCATCGCCATCGAGGGGATGGGAGAAGAGGACGCTGACATCAGGGAGAATCTGGCGGATGCCATCTACCAGAAGCTTCAGGGTGAGGAAGAGATCAAGTTCATCGATTACAGGATCAGGGAGGAGCTTCAGGATTTCATCCAGAAGAATTTCTTCAAATATGCCCTCCTCTACCTTGATAGGGAAGGTCTGGAGAGACTCAAAGAGAAACTTAGCGATGAGGAGATTCAGAGACAGGTCGAGGAGAATCGCAGGATTCTTCTGTCTCCTGCCTCCATCATAGTGAAGGAAGCCATCAACTACGATTTCCTCAATCTGCGTTCGCTATATTTCGGCAAGATAGACCTCGGCAGGGGAAAGCTGAAAATCTCCTTCCACGATGGATACTATTTCTCCAGCGACATGACCATGCTCCTCATGCTAGTTAAGCCGGTCAAGCCGCCTCAGGATATTGCCTTCTGCCGCGTCATCGTCAATAAAGTGAAAAAGGCGATATCGGAGGCAGGCATTGAGCTCAAGGAAGAAGAGGAAGAGGATATCCCGGGAATTTCCGTGGGGCTGACGGGCGGGTATCTCATCTCGCTGGCCTACGACGGGCTCCTCAAAAAAGACATGATACTGACCATCCTGACGTCTTTCCTGGGCGTCATGGCGCTCTTCCTTTTCACTTTCCGGCGGATCCTTTCGCCCATCTACGCCGGTATCCCGCTCATCGTGGGACTCATCTGGACGATGGGCTTCACCTACTTCACGATTGGAAGCATCAATTTCTTCACCGGAGCCAGTGCCGCCGTCCTCATGGGACTCGGAATCGACTTCTGCATTCACCTGTACAACAGATACCTGGAAGAGATGCATCTCAAGAGGTCGCTCATCCCCGCGTTCGATAACACGATGTCCGAGACCGGCGTCGGAATCTTTTCGGCGATGATGACGACGGCCGTTGCATTCTACGCCGCCCTCTTTTCTGATTTCAAGGGACTCTTTCAGCTCGGGCTTATCTGCGGGAGCGGAATGATCATATGTTTCCTGGCTACGTTCCTCATTCTTCCCGCTCTGATATCCATCGGGATCCGGGTCAAATGGGTTAGAGACAGAAGGAGAGGGATGACAACGTTCGGTCTTGAACGAATCTCGAAGCGGATCATAAAGCATTACAGGGCGATCATCATTGCGTGCATCGGGATAACCATCATCTGTCTGGTCATGATGTTCAAATTGAGGATCGAAGAGGATTTCATGAGTCTTCGACCGAAAGGGATTGCTGCCATAGAGCTCCAGGAGAGGATCGTTGAGAAGATAGGTTCTGCGATGGTCTCGACCATGATCGTTGCCGAATCGGATTCCGAGGAGGGGATTTTGCAACTCAGCGCCAGGATAGCATCGCGTCTTGAGAAGCTTGTCAGGAACGGCGAGGTCATTTCCTTCCGGTCGATCAGCATGATCCTCCCCCCCATAGATGAGCAGAAGAGGAACATAAGCTGGCTGAAAGAGGAAAAAAAGAAAGACCCTGCCGCCTTCGACATATCCCGCATCAGAGAGACTCTCATCGACAGCATGATCAAGCAAGGATTCCGCGTCGACGAAGGGTATGGAAAAATCGTTGATAATATCCGGAGCGCCCTCAACATCGACAAGCCGATCACGCTTTCCGAACTTCGGGATTCTTCCTTGAGGAGCATAGTGGAGATTTTTGTGAGTTCCAATGGAAGTGGCTATAGCCAGGTGACCTACGTCTATCCTGAAATGGACCATCCAGGGGGGGATGTACTCACGAGCATCATGAAGGAGATGAAAGAGATCGACGATTCGGTCCAGGTCGTTGGCATGAAAGTCCTCGGAATGGAGTTGAGGAAGCTCATCAGAAAAAGCGTATTCGTCTCTTCCATCATCGCGTTTCTTGCCATTGTCTTAATCTTATTTCTACACTTTAAAAAACCCTACTACGTCCTGCTTAGTGTCACTCCTCTCATAGCAGGAGTGATCTGGGGAATCGGTGGAATGGCTCTCTTCGGACTAGAGTTCAACATTATCAGTATCTCCATCGTTCCGGTCATCCTCGGGATAGGGATAGACAACGGCATCCATATAGTCAACAGGTTCGTCTTAGAGAAGGAGAATCTTCGCCATATCTTCCACCACACCGGGCGAGCCCTGATCATGACTTCACTGACGACAATCGCTGGGTTTGGTTCTTTAGTCTTTGCGGATTATCCTGGACTGGTGGGGCTCGGGATCGTCGCAATCTTCGGGATTGGCGCGACACTCCTGAGCGCTATCATCTTCCTTCCCGCCCTGCTTACCGCCTTCTACCATCGGGAGAATATATAG
- a CDS encoding zinc-binding dehydrogenase: MKAALFYGPDQKLKIEQVPDPKIKPGEVLVRVAACGACHTDLHYIDHGVKTFKQPPMILGHEPSGIIEEVGSEVKEFKKGDRVLLPAVLTCGTCYFCRTGRENICQSMIMFGNHIDGAYAEYVAAPAKDIFHLPDELPLHESCIIADAISTPYHAVKNRAEVRPGDTVAIFGCGGIGMNAVQMAASTGATVIAVDVVDSKLELAKTLGASIVINAKQVDAAKEIRKLTGGGADIAMEAIGNPRTIEAAFSSLRKGGRLCVIGYSAESITLPASKIMFFEMEVTGSLGCRPVDYPKIIEMARMGKIKVEPLVTARFSLDAINEAFDTLRRGEGLRAIIVP, from the coding sequence ATGAAAGCAGCATTATTCTATGGACCAGACCAGAAGCTTAAGATCGAACAAGTTCCAGACCCGAAGATCAAGCCGGGAGAGGTCCTCGTGAGGGTGGCCGCATGCGGTGCCTGCCACACGGACCTGCATTACATCGATCACGGCGTAAAGACATTCAAACAGCCGCCCATGATACTGGGTCACGAACCTTCAGGAATTATCGAAGAGGTGGGAAGTGAAGTCAAAGAGTTCAAGAAGGGAGACAGAGTCCTGCTGCCAGCGGTCCTGACCTGTGGAACCTGCTACTTCTGCCGGACCGGCCGCGAGAATATCTGCCAGTCGATGATCATGTTCGGAAACCATATCGATGGAGCCTATGCCGAATATGTCGCCGCTCCCGCTAAAGATATCTTCCATCTCCCCGACGAACTGCCACTCCATGAGTCGTGCATCATCGCCGACGCTATCTCAACTCCCTATCATGCCGTTAAGAACAGGGCCGAAGTGAGACCTGGCGATACAGTTGCCATCTTCGGATGCGGAGGGATCGGGATGAACGCCGTTCAGATGGCAGCCTCGACTGGAGCAACTGTCATCGCAGTCGATGTCGTAGATTCCAAGCTCGAACTCGCTAAGACCCTGGGCGCAAGCATCGTCATAAATGCCAAACAGGTGGATGCCGCCAAGGAGATCAGGAAGCTGACTGGCGGCGGTGCCGACATCGCTATGGAGGCGATCGGAAATCCCAGGACCATCGAAGCCGCCTTCTCCTCTCTCCGAAAGGGAGGAAGGCTCTGTGTAATAGGCTATTCGGCGGAGAGCATTACCCTCCCCGCATCGAAGATCATGTTCTTCGAGATGGAGGTAACCGGCTCCCTCGGATGCCGCCCAGTTGACTATCCGAAGATCATCGAAATGGCGAGGATGGGTAAAATCAAGGTCGAACCGCTCGTGACGGCACGGTTCTCACTCGATGCAATTAATGAGGCGTTCGATACGCTGCGCAGAGGAGAAGGACTCCGCGCTATCATCGTCCCATAA